A stretch of Allostreptomyces psammosilenae DNA encodes these proteins:
- a CDS encoding gluconolaconase, giving the protein MSAGDLSPAPSSQASPTPSRRALLRLALAGAAVGAFAGGLGPAPLVPSAAARPATEAAGRFGSPLPDTITATAPDLFPEGVAWDPTRKAFLVGSALQGTLSVVTPDGVVTPLVANFAPVSVLGVHVDLPRGRVLAAYNNYFLRAAGYDLPPLSGVGVFDLATGAVRRLVDISAGSADSAANDLAVDAHGTVHVTDSIASTITHVDRLGVTGTVTDPRFPSPGTGLNGIVAHPAGFLVVSRFVGGPLFRVVPARPGRPAQVTEVRLDRPVSHLDGLGLRPDGSLVGVMNDLEPRPDGLPGRDAVLVLRSRDNWRRAHTASDRPWPVPDPTTVAVTPHGDYVLSGQIRNLVTGVPSPTPGVFHLRRH; this is encoded by the coding sequence ATGTCCGCCGGAGACCTGTCGCCCGCACCGTCGTCCCAGGCTTCCCCGACCCCCTCCCGCCGCGCGCTGCTCCGTCTCGCCCTCGCTGGCGCCGCCGTCGGCGCCTTCGCCGGCGGTCTCGGGCCGGCCCCGCTCGTCCCGTCCGCCGCCGCGCGTCCCGCCACGGAGGCGGCGGGCCGGTTCGGCTCCCCCCTTCCGGACACCATCACCGCCACCGCCCCGGACCTCTTCCCCGAGGGCGTCGCCTGGGACCCCACGCGGAAGGCGTTCCTGGTCGGCTCGGCACTCCAGGGCACGCTCTCGGTGGTCACTCCGGACGGCGTCGTCACCCCGCTGGTCGCCAACTTCGCCCCCGTCTCGGTGCTGGGCGTCCACGTGGACCTCCCGCGCGGTCGCGTCCTGGCCGCCTACAACAACTACTTCCTCCGGGCCGCCGGCTACGACCTCCCGCCGCTGTCCGGGGTGGGCGTCTTCGACCTGGCCACCGGCGCCGTGCGACGCCTCGTGGACATCTCCGCCGGCAGCGCGGACTCCGCGGCCAACGACCTCGCCGTCGACGCCCACGGCACCGTCCACGTCACCGACTCGATCGCCTCCACCATCACCCACGTCGACCGCTTGGGCGTCACCGGTACCGTCACCGACCCCCGCTTCCCCTCCCCGGGCACCGGGCTCAACGGCATCGTGGCCCACCCCGCCGGCTTCCTGGTGGTCTCCCGCTTCGTCGGCGGCCCGCTGTTCCGGGTCGTCCCCGCCCGCCCCGGCCGCCCGGCCCAGGTCACCGAGGTCCGCCTGGACCGCCCGGTGAGCCACCTCGACGGCCTCGGCCTGCGCCCGGACGGCTCCCTCGTGGGCGTCATGAACGACCTGGAGCCCCGGCCTGACGGCCTGCCCGGCCGGGACGCCGTCCTGGTGCTGCGCTCCCGCGACAACTGGCGCCGCGCCCACACCGCCTCCGACCGGCCGTGGCCCGTGCCGGACCCGACGACGGTCGCCGTCACCCCGCACGGCGACTACGTCCTCAGCGGCCAGATCCGCAACCTCGTCACCGGCGTCCCCTCCCCCACCCCCGGAGTCTTCCACCTGCGCCGTCACTGA
- a CDS encoding MarR family winged helix-turn-helix transcriptional regulator has translation MTSTEDALYDHLQHQVALFARRAEQTRMGGVGRQRNSMDRAAYLLLNRLELEGPVGVKALAESMGIDSSTVTRQVAPLVEGGLVDRVPNPEDGRAVLLDLSQEGRRRLSEVRESRRELMRLLVSDWPRDDQAEFDRLLTRFNEALSSYHRPTGMPES, from the coding sequence ATGACCAGCACCGAGGACGCCCTGTACGACCACCTGCAGCACCAGGTGGCGCTGTTCGCGCGGCGGGCCGAGCAGACCCGGATGGGCGGCGTGGGCAGGCAGCGCAACTCCATGGACCGGGCGGCCTACCTGCTGCTGAACCGGCTGGAACTGGAGGGTCCGGTGGGGGTGAAGGCGCTGGCGGAGTCCATGGGGATCGACTCCTCCACGGTGACCCGGCAGGTCGCCCCGCTGGTCGAGGGCGGGCTGGTGGACCGGGTCCCCAACCCGGAGGACGGCCGGGCGGTGCTGCTGGACCTGTCCCAGGAGGGCCGCCGGCGGCTGTCCGAGGTGCGCGAGTCACGGCGTGAGCTGATGCGGCTGCTGGTCTCGGACTGGCCGCGGGACGACCAGGCGGAGTTCGACCGGCTGCTCACCCGGTTCAACGAGGCGCTGTCGAGCTACCACCGCCCGACCGGGATGCCGGAGAGCTGA
- the msrA gene encoding peptide-methionine (S)-S-oxide reductase MsrA: MLFNRFKNALPTAEDALPGRERPLFPLQERHDVLGTPLAAPYPEGLEVADFGLGCFWGAERAFWQVPGVWTTLVGYQGGHTPNPTYEEVCSGLTGHTEAVRVVFDPSKVSYQQLLKVFWEAHDPTQGFRQGNDVGTQYRSAVYTHSDEQRQAAEASRAAFQEVLTRAGHGTITTEIAPAAPFYPAEPYHQQYLDKNPGGYCGLGGTGLTCPVGIAAAGG, translated from the coding sequence ATGCTGTTCAACCGCTTCAAGAACGCCCTGCCCACCGCCGAGGACGCCCTGCCGGGCCGCGAGCGTCCACTCTTCCCGCTCCAGGAACGCCACGACGTCCTGGGCACCCCCCTCGCCGCCCCGTACCCGGAGGGGCTGGAGGTGGCGGACTTCGGGCTGGGCTGCTTCTGGGGCGCCGAGCGCGCCTTCTGGCAGGTGCCCGGCGTCTGGACCACCCTTGTGGGTTACCAGGGCGGCCACACCCCCAATCCCACCTACGAGGAGGTGTGCAGCGGCCTGACCGGCCACACCGAGGCGGTCCGGGTCGTCTTCGACCCGTCGAAGGTGAGCTACCAGCAGCTCCTCAAGGTCTTCTGGGAGGCCCACGACCCCACCCAGGGCTTCCGCCAGGGCAACGACGTCGGCACCCAGTACCGCTCCGCCGTCTACACCCACTCCGACGAGCAGCGCCAGGCCGCCGAGGCCTCCCGCGCCGCCTTCCAGGAGGTCCTCACCCGCGCCGGCCACGGCACCATCACCACCGAGATCGCCCCCGCCGCCCCCTTCTACCCCGCCGAGCCCTACCACCAGCAGTATCTGGACAAGAACCCCGGCGGCTACTGCGGCCTAGGCGGCACCGGCCTGACCTGCCCGGTGGGCATCGCCGCGGCGGGTGGGTGA